A portion of the Calliphora vicina chromosome 5, idCalVici1.1, whole genome shotgun sequence genome contains these proteins:
- the LOC135961418 gene encoding uncharacterized protein LOC135961418: MSPSGMVVPASTASMAPSVHWKTTNLECAPSPKYFHNHSCRLKAINRYKTMAFMETYVKNSLRNISVNVGMYYRNDVNIYKPYLVNFTSNLCQFMDRKVSGLYINALMRILRKYTNVNHECPYEGYLIAKNIHADIDLIPLPPLLSKNSYKFLLIFYEGYPYDYMGRVTFYIDIINTRN, translated from the exons CTGTGCATTGGAAGACCACAAATCTCGAATGCGCTCCTAGCCCTAAGTATTTCCACAATCACTCATGTCGCCTTAAGGCAATTAATCGCTACAAAACGATGGCATTTATGGAAACTTATGTTAAAAACTCATTAAGAAATATCTCT gtaAATGTTGGAATGTATTATCGCAATGATGTCAATATTTATAAAccatatttagttaattttaccTCAAATTTATGCCAATTTATGGATAGAAAAGTATCTGGTCTTTATATAAATGCTTTAATgcgaattttaagaaaatatactaACGTTAATCACGAATGTCCTTATGAG GGTTATTTAATTGCCAAAAATATACATGCGGATATAGATCTTATACCTCTACCACCATTGCtgtcaaaaaattcttataaatttcTTCTAATTTTCTATGAGGGTTATCCCTACGACTACATGGGTAGAgttacattttatatagatataaTTAATACTAGAAATTAA